The genomic stretch ATGAGACAATTGGTTACGGGTACGCAGCAAAGTAAACATCGGCGGCTAAACCATCGGCCGCGGAGCCAATCAAAGTCGCTAGCCGCTCAACTTCTTCAATGCGCCGCCGCTCCCGTATTATGGTGATTCAGCGCTCTGTCTGGGAATGCCCCTTAGGTTGGCTGATGTCCGGCTAGTAGTCAATTGTCGCGCTAGAGGTTGGCCGATGAGCAACGACCTCAACCGCCAACGCGGCACGCAGCCGGGAGACGAGTTTCAGACATTCTGGTTTGAGGTGGAGCCCAATCGTTGGACAGTCCCCGGGGCGAGTTAAGGTGAATCCGAGAGGGCGTCCAGCAGCAGGCGCCTGCGCTGTGTGGAACTCGGAGCGAAGCGGAGGGTTATCCACAGGGTAAACGCAAAGGAGGGGACCTTGGGAGGATTTCCATATGTGGATCGCGCGGGCTCATCATGCGCTTACCCGAGTCAGGGATGTGCACCCCTCGTAGGGTGTTCGATCGGCGAGTCCCTGATGTGGTCGCTCGTTGTTGTAGAACGCCAGGTAGTGGCCGATGCTGTCGGCGGCCTCGAAGCCGTCCCTGTACCTTTGAAGGCAAACCTCCTCGTACTTGAGGGACCGCCAGGGCCGTTCGATGAACACTTTGTCGAGAGCCCGCACTTTTCCGTCCATGCTGATCGCGATACCCTGTCGTCGAGTATCGACGTGAAGGCTTCCGTCGTAAACTGCGAGCCCTGGTCCGTTTTGAAACTCTCCGGGCAACCGCCACCCAGGGCCCGCTCGAGGCTGTCATCGCAGAAGTGGCTACTCAGTGTGTTCGACAGCTCCCACGAGAGGACGTCGCGGCTCATCCAGTCCGTGACGGCCATCAAGTACAGGAACCCGTGCCTCATCGGAATGTAGGTTATGCTGGCGCACCAAACCTAGTCAGGGCGATCCATCGCGAAATTTGGTAGCGGATACGGATATTTGCGGTGCTCCGGGGCCTCCACCGTCGTCCGTGGTGCTGAATGGATCGCGACCACTTCCATCTTTCGCACCAGTCGCTGCGCCCGCTTTCGATTGACCTCGAATCTCTCCCGGCAGAGGTGGACGGCCATTTGCCGGATGCCGTAGAATGGAATATTCAGATGGACCTCGTCAATCCGTCGCATCAGTCGTAGGCTCAAATCGGTCTCCACCCTCGGCTCGTAGGAGTAGCTCGATCGTGGCAGCCCAAGCTGAGAGCGCTCA from Acidobacteriota bacterium encodes the following:
- a CDS encoding IS3 family transposase, with protein sequence ERSQLGLPRSSYSYEPRVETDLSLRLMRRIDEVHLNIPFYGIRQMAVHLCRERFEVNRKRAQRLVRKMEVVAIHSAPRTTVEAPEHRKYPYPLPNFAMDRPD